A region of Pseudomonas marginalis DNA encodes the following proteins:
- a CDS encoding response regulator has protein sequence MENLGLGKVLLVEDDEKLAGLIAHFLSQHGFEVRVVHRGDEALAAFLDFKPKIVVLDLMLPGQSGLHVCREIRTVSDTPIVILTAKEDDLDHILGLESGADDYVIKPIKPPVLLARLRALQRRQAPEPTVRGALAFGRLAIDRSCRVVSLGDEQIDLTTMEFELLWLLASSAGKILSRDDILNRMRGIAFDGLNRSVDVYISKLRGKLNDNPREPVCIKTIWGKGYLFNPFAWEV, from the coding sequence ATGGAAAACCTGGGTCTGGGCAAGGTCCTGCTCGTTGAGGACGACGAGAAGCTGGCAGGGCTGATCGCGCATTTTCTGTCACAGCATGGCTTTGAGGTCCGCGTGGTGCACCGCGGCGATGAAGCCCTGGCGGCGTTCCTCGACTTCAAACCCAAGATCGTCGTGCTCGACCTGATGCTGCCGGGCCAGAGTGGCCTGCATGTGTGCCGCGAGATCCGCACGGTGTCCGACACCCCCATTGTGATCCTCACTGCCAAGGAAGACGACCTGGACCATATCCTCGGCCTGGAGTCGGGTGCCGACGACTATGTGATCAAGCCGATCAAGCCGCCGGTACTGCTCGCACGCCTGCGCGCCCTGCAACGTCGCCAGGCGCCCGAGCCGACGGTGCGCGGCGCCCTCGCGTTCGGCCGCTTGGCGATTGACCGCAGTTGCCGGGTGGTCAGCCTGGGGGACGAGCAGATCGACCTCACCACCATGGAGTTCGAGCTGCTGTGGTTGCTGGCCAGCAGCGCGGGCAAGATTCTTTCCCGCGACGACATCCTCAATCGCATGCGCGGCATCGCCTTCGACGGCCTTAACCGCAGCGTCGACGTGTACATCAGCAAGCTGCGCGGCAAGCTCAACGACAACCCCCGTGAGCCGGTGTGCATCAAGACCATCTGGGGCAAGGGCTATCTGTTCAATCCGTTTGCGTGGGAGGTCTAG
- a CDS encoding tRNA-(ms[2]io[6]A)-hydroxylase has protein sequence MNLPEIHEFLGCRTPDAWVQAALADQDTLLIDHKNCEFKAASTALSLIAKYHAHVDLINMMSRLAREELVHHEQVMRLIKKRKVELRQLHAGRYASGLRKVVRSHEPVKLVDTLVVGAFIEARSCERFEALVPHLDEELGKFYFGLLKSEARHFQGYLKLAYQYGDAKDIAQVIERVRAAEQELIESPDIEFRFHSGVPA, from the coding sequence ATGAACCTGCCCGAAATCCACGAATTCCTCGGTTGCCGAACCCCCGATGCCTGGGTGCAGGCCGCATTGGCCGATCAGGACACCCTGTTGATCGACCACAAGAACTGCGAATTCAAAGCGGCCAGCACCGCCCTGAGCCTGATCGCCAAGTACCACGCCCATGTTGACCTGATTAATATGATGTCGCGGCTGGCCCGGGAAGAACTGGTGCACCATGAGCAGGTCATGCGCCTGATCAAGAAGCGCAAGGTCGAGTTGCGCCAACTGCACGCCGGGCGCTATGCCTCCGGTTTGCGCAAGGTGGTGCGCAGCCACGAACCGGTCAAGCTGGTGGATACCCTGGTGGTCGGCGCCTTTATCGAAGCGCGCAGTTGCGAGCGTTTCGAAGCCCTGGTGCCGCATTTGGACGAAGAACTCGGCAAGTTCTACTTCGGCCTGCTGAAAAGCGAGGCGCGGCACTTCCAGGGTTACCTGAAGCTGGCCTACCAGTACGGCGACGCCAAGGACATCGCCCAGGTGATCGAGCGGGTGAGGGCGGCCGAGCAGGAACTGATCGAATCACCCGACATCGAGTTCCGCTTTCACAGTGGCGTGCCAGCCTGA
- a CDS encoding serine hydrolase domain-containing protein gives MFRRLRGIPLLGCLLGSLGCHGQPPAPPPIQKGDYGAIIRYLQARIPRAIAQEHIAGLSIALVNGQELIWAQGFGLADKARGVPVTPNTAFRAGGISKLLTATAALQCVEQQRLALDAPIQQTLREFYVRSRFHDDQAAADRAVTLRRLLSHQSGLPSEHLRDLHSTYAMGQMPMRVSGVWLSSPPGSQVAYSNLGYALVGAAIERSSGKSFEAQLQNSLLRPLEMNQSSFVGTASQQAFRALGYTDGVASTDAPVRDIAASGLWASPKDLAHYVHMLFAQGVYKGNRVLGSASIDAMFTQQNTGNALDFDCQMGLGWFLAPCGDEPVGPGIRTYQHSGGGDDFAAQLSLLPDQQLAVIIMANDSNAEDLVAGLATDTLRLLLQAQTGHAVCADDCQAPSHGLKLRHVPAAIDRRRLAGFYATAWGVFRIKDDDQRLSGELAGYTFELLRDDDGWLRAQKKVLGFWLKDLGELGRVQLDVISVQGRQMLTARSHGQRVAIGERIEPPPLPSAWADTIGTYQVLNTHEPDAPLSGISVRLEDGFLVIRGQLHDEPLTDYILLPIDNAHAVLAGNGYGLGDTVSRQINGLSASGYAFKRTRSPYKPLAF, from the coding sequence ATGTTTCGCAGATTGCGCGGTATTCCGCTGCTGGGTTGCCTGCTGGGCAGCCTCGGTTGCCATGGGCAACCGCCGGCACCGCCGCCCATTCAGAAGGGTGACTACGGCGCGATCATCCGCTACCTGCAAGCCCGCATTCCCCGGGCGATCGCCCAAGAGCATATCGCCGGCCTGTCGATTGCCCTGGTCAATGGCCAGGAGCTGATCTGGGCCCAGGGCTTCGGCCTGGCCGACAAGGCCCGGGGCGTGCCGGTCACGCCCAACACCGCGTTCCGTGCCGGTGGCATTTCCAAGCTGCTCACCGCCACGGCCGCGCTGCAATGTGTGGAACAACAGCGGCTGGCGCTGGATGCGCCGATCCAGCAGACCTTGCGCGAGTTTTACGTGCGCTCGCGCTTTCATGACGACCAGGCCGCTGCCGACCGCGCTGTGACCCTGCGGCGTTTACTCAGCCACCAGTCCGGCCTGCCCAGTGAACACCTGCGTGACCTGCACAGCACCTACGCCATGGGGCAGATGCCGATGCGCGTGTCGGGGGTTTGGCTGAGCAGCCCGCCAGGCTCGCAGGTGGCGTATTCCAACCTCGGTTATGCCCTGGTGGGCGCGGCCATCGAGCGCAGCAGCGGCAAAAGCTTTGAAGCCCAGTTGCAAAACAGCCTGCTCAGGCCGCTGGAAATGAACCAGTCGAGTTTTGTCGGCACCGCCAGCCAGCAGGCGTTCCGCGCCCTGGGCTACACGGACGGCGTTGCCAGTACCGATGCCCCGGTGCGCGACATCGCCGCCAGCGGCCTGTGGGCCAGCCCGAAAGACCTCGCGCATTACGTGCACATGCTCTTCGCCCAAGGCGTCTACAAAGGCAACCGCGTGCTGGGCAGCGCTTCGATCGACGCGATGTTCACCCAGCAGAACACCGGCAATGCGCTGGACTTCGATTGCCAGATGGGCCTGGGCTGGTTCCTCGCCCCATGCGGTGACGAACCCGTCGGCCCCGGTATACGCACCTACCAGCACAGCGGTGGCGGCGATGATTTTGCCGCGCAGTTGAGCCTGCTGCCCGACCAACAACTGGCCGTGATCATCATGGCCAATGACAGCAACGCCGAAGACCTGGTGGCCGGCCTGGCCACCGACACCCTGCGCCTGCTGCTCCAGGCGCAAACCGGCCACGCCGTCTGCGCCGACGACTGCCAGGCGCCCAGCCACGGCCTGAAACTGCGCCACGTGCCGGCCGCCATCGACCGCAGGCGCCTGGCCGGCTTCTACGCCACCGCCTGGGGCGTGTTCCGGATCAAGGATGACGATCAGCGGCTGTCGGGCGAGTTGGCCGGCTACACCTTCGAATTATTGCGCGACGACGATGGCTGGTTGCGCGCGCAGAAGAAAGTGCTCGGCTTCTGGCTCAAGGACCTCGGCGAACTGGGCCGCGTGCAACTGGACGTGATCAGCGTGCAAGGCCGCCAGATGCTCACCGCCCGCAGCCACGGCCAGCGCGTGGCTATCGGTGAGCGCATCGAACCGCCGCCCTTGCCCTCGGCCTGGGCCGACACCATCGGGACCTATCAAGTGCTCAACACCCATGAGCCGGACGCCCCCCTGAGCGGCATCAGCGTGCGCCTGGAAGACGGCTTCCTGGTGATCCGCGGCCAACTGCACGACGAACCGCTGACTGACTACATCCTGCTGCCCATCGACAACGCCCATGCCGTCCTCGCCGGCAACGGCTATGGCCTGGGCGATACGGTGAGCCGCCAGATCAACGGTCTCAGCGCTTCGGGCTACGCCTTCAAACGCACCCGATCCCCTTATAAACCCTTGGCCTTCTAA
- a CDS encoding bpX6 domain-containing protein, protein MLEQDAMLIRRPLLTGHQHIDGLWFSSDRLDLHERAGLILEYWQPGARAYRFADGDVLQFARPESVLCETLVGWPLVRQGRGLSSALLDPQELRALPAADLWLVRGSQVQALQLRDAQLLAPGQWLDISACTLLDTFDCHAPVLEPVPPLRVTDVREILGGALGPVSPEREGVMQALIERQRHAPKSPPAKATAAGNGEWDSREPASFPALKLGATLALVTAVLWMANQGQHAPLTPMPTLSSDQVFAVVGVTLVGGLFLTGFLWGLNRALRRGRTPVSGTPTAPVAPGIAARSEPRRHKPAAWRRWLTRLTLHSRLSTLYGKRQAAYVRRMLEMFEDGNFEEALRHAIPLKGEQSGDEQSFGTPQRRQDLALDRQNGASRSMFFEEGMTEHLRQVYRQSYERLDRAGRIEEAVFILAELLKERQQALDYLEKHARYQQAADLALAWDMPPGVIVRLLCLAENWQRALLVARRDDAFGDAVLMLQAKSPETADRLRLEWAEALIAKGLWLQAVDVIWSLPAERPRAAQWLLNAESAGGRLAIGALVKRAILLPDTLEAYGEWVEDVRDDPARGSERAALAEALLEHKAQSSALAWLAGATVHAILADQFSGHGRLNFNQLQALVKMSRDKLLQADLPGQALKRPAVVSLDRVGSTLEWSAPASGNRPILDAVPLHDERYLLGLGEAGALVVDAQGKTLFHFAVPAQQIVIGHSRQVALALTRRDRLWRISKLDLVSRTATDLGVLALDVFAKVFDGTAWTVGRDRELRVVDVDREFETLWHVGDLPARVHALETDQHNEYLWLLEMGGILALWHYRLPERRLISRDPGIDVIEADFGLPSATGQAAQYLIKYDSEGPPVLVLKQGGARKGYRLPGNLREEEWDQTVWPFLFEDWLLIRYGVEEEATRWHFIHRASDRLCVSLHWPQAQVQARRLGTDWLLFDDQGRLSHINLDHASQHNLTLH, encoded by the coding sequence ATGCTTGAACAGGACGCAATGCTGATCAGGCGCCCGCTGCTGACGGGGCATCAACACATTGATGGGCTGTGGTTTTCCAGCGACCGCTTGGATTTGCACGAGCGCGCCGGCTTGATCCTCGAATACTGGCAGCCCGGCGCCCGTGCCTACCGCTTTGCCGACGGCGATGTGTTGCAGTTCGCGCGGCCTGAATCGGTGTTGTGCGAAACCCTGGTCGGTTGGCCGCTGGTGCGCCAGGGCCGTGGTTTGTCCTCCGCGCTGCTCGACCCGCAGGAGCTGCGGGCCTTGCCGGCTGCCGACCTGTGGCTGGTGCGTGGCAGCCAGGTGCAGGCCTTGCAGTTGCGCGATGCGCAGTTGCTGGCGCCTGGGCAGTGGCTGGATATCAGCGCCTGCACACTGTTGGATACCTTCGACTGCCATGCACCGGTACTGGAACCGGTGCCGCCGCTGCGGGTCACCGATGTGCGTGAGATTCTCGGCGGGGCACTGGGGCCCGTCAGCCCGGAGCGGGAAGGGGTGATGCAGGCGCTGATCGAACGTCAGCGCCATGCGCCGAAGAGCCCGCCGGCCAAAGCGACCGCGGCTGGCAACGGCGAGTGGGACTCACGCGAGCCAGCCTCGTTCCCGGCACTCAAGCTTGGCGCGACCTTGGCGCTGGTGACTGCTGTGCTGTGGATGGCCAACCAGGGTCAGCACGCGCCCTTGACACCCATGCCAACGCTGAGCAGCGACCAGGTTTTTGCGGTGGTCGGCGTGACGTTGGTCGGTGGGCTGTTCTTGACCGGCTTTTTATGGGGCCTGAACCGAGCCCTGCGGCGTGGGCGCACGCCAGTCTCCGGCACGCCAACAGCACCGGTCGCCCCTGGCATCGCTGCGCGCAGCGAACCGCGCCGGCACAAACCCGCTGCGTGGCGCCGCTGGCTGACCCGCCTGACCCTGCATTCGCGCTTGTCCACGTTGTATGGCAAGCGTCAGGCTGCTTATGTGCGGCGGATGCTCGAGATGTTCGAGGACGGCAATTTCGAAGAAGCCTTGCGCCATGCCATTCCCTTGAAGGGTGAGCAGTCCGGTGACGAGCAGAGCTTTGGAACCCCCCAACGCCGCCAGGACCTGGCCCTGGACCGGCAAAACGGGGCAAGCCGTTCGATGTTCTTCGAAGAGGGGATGACCGAGCACCTGCGCCAGGTCTACCGCCAGAGCTATGAGCGCCTGGACCGCGCCGGGCGCATTGAAGAAGCGGTGTTTATCCTCGCCGAGTTGCTCAAGGAGCGTCAGCAGGCCCTCGATTACCTGGAAAAACACGCGCGCTATCAACAAGCCGCCGACCTCGCCCTGGCCTGGGATATGCCACCTGGGGTGATCGTACGCCTGTTGTGCCTGGCCGAGAACTGGCAGCGCGCCTTGCTGGTGGCGCGCCGTGACGATGCCTTCGGCGATGCGGTGCTGATGCTCCAGGCCAAATCACCGGAAACCGCCGACCGCCTGCGCCTGGAGTGGGCCGAAGCGTTGATCGCCAAGGGGTTGTGGCTGCAAGCGGTCGATGTGATCTGGAGCCTGCCGGCTGAACGCCCACGCGCCGCGCAATGGCTGCTCAATGCCGAATCGGCCGGTGGGCGCTTGGCCATTGGCGCGTTGGTCAAGCGCGCCATCCTGCTGCCGGACACCCTGGAGGCGTACGGCGAATGGGTCGAAGACGTGCGTGACGACCCCGCGCGCGGCAGCGAGCGCGCCGCCCTGGCCGAGGCATTGCTGGAACATAAAGCCCAATCCTCGGCCCTGGCCTGGCTGGCAGGCGCTACCGTGCACGCGATTCTTGCCGACCAGTTCAGTGGGCACGGGCGTCTGAACTTCAATCAGTTGCAGGCGCTGGTCAAAATGAGTCGGGATAAATTGCTTCAGGCGGACTTGCCGGGCCAGGCGCTGAAACGTCCAGCCGTTGTGTCGCTGGACCGCGTGGGCAGCACGCTGGAGTGGTCCGCACCGGCGTCGGGCAATCGGCCGATCCTGGATGCCGTGCCCCTGCACGATGAGCGTTACCTGTTGGGGCTGGGCGAGGCCGGCGCGCTGGTGGTGGATGCGCAGGGCAAGACGCTGTTTCATTTTGCGGTGCCGGCGCAGCAGATTGTCATCGGCCACAGCCGCCAAGTGGCCTTGGCGCTGACGCGTCGAGACCGGCTGTGGCGTATCAGCAAGCTGGACCTGGTAAGCCGCACGGCCACGGACCTTGGTGTCTTGGCGCTGGACGTATTTGCCAAGGTGTTTGACGGCACTGCCTGGACCGTCGGCCGTGACCGGGAACTGAGGGTGGTGGACGTCGATCGTGAGTTTGAAACGTTATGGCACGTGGGCGATCTACCGGCACGGGTGCATGCCCTCGAGACGGATCAGCACAACGAATACCTGTGGCTGTTGGAAATGGGCGGGATCCTGGCGCTCTGGCATTATCGTTTGCCGGAGCGTCGCTTGATCAGTCGCGACCCTGGAATCGATGTCATAGAAGCGGATTTCGGGCTACCCAGTGCAACCGGTCAGGCGGCGCAATACTTGATCAAGTACGACAGCGAAGGGCCGCCGGTCCTCGTCCTGAAGCAGGGTGGGGCGCGCAAGGGCTATCGTTTGCCCGGCAACCTGCGGGAGGAGGAGTGGGATCAAACGGTCTGGCCATTCCTGTTCGAGGACTGGCTGCTGATTCGCTATGGCGTGGAGGAAGAGGCGACCCGTTGGCATTTCATTCATCGCGCCAGCGACCGGCTCTGCGTCAGCCTGCACTGGCCACAAGCGCAAGTCCAGGCGCGGCGCCTGGGGACGGACTGGCTGTTATTCGATGATCAAGGCCGCTTGAGCCACATCAACCTCGACCACGCCAGCCAGCACAACCTCACCCTGCATTGA
- a CDS encoding ATP-binding protein, producing the protein MLRLFLRLYVILAIGLAGAIWLVNYTFDELLPEANETYNREAMRGPAYGLVEQLRPLPVEQRAARLAELQSHYGLRLKLVQKDAQALTEREQKLLEQGLLVVRGDFMEFLTAIDGGPQLLEIKLPEEPKWLYLWAYGFLGLCLAIVLYFWVRPHWRDLEHIRLAAQRFGDNDLGSRILLPRSSTVRALAGHFNQMAERIESLIANQRELTNAVSHELRTPIARLSFELDQLKQQADPRQRGELIADMYADLGELEEMVSELLTYASLERGATQVTRERIEAHSWLDSVIGSVALEAEAAGIQLTLRTCEVDFIQIEPRFMARAVINLLRNAIRYAERRVEVSLVKFGEGYEVRVCDDGPGVPEDGRARIFQPFMRLDASRDRRTGGFGLGLALVQRVSQWHGGHVHVMDSEWGGASFRMTWAYAE; encoded by the coding sequence ATGCTGCGCCTGTTTCTGCGCCTGTATGTGATTCTGGCGATCGGCCTGGCGGGGGCGATCTGGCTGGTCAACTACACCTTCGACGAACTGCTCCCCGAAGCCAACGAGACCTATAACCGCGAAGCCATGCGTGGCCCGGCATACGGCTTGGTGGAGCAATTGCGGCCGTTGCCCGTGGAGCAGCGCGCCGCACGGCTGGCCGAGTTGCAGTCCCACTACGGCCTGCGCCTGAAGCTGGTGCAGAAGGATGCCCAGGCCCTCACCGAGCGCGAACAAAAGCTTCTGGAACAGGGCTTGCTGGTGGTGCGCGGCGACTTTATGGAGTTTCTCACGGCCATCGACGGTGGCCCGCAACTGCTGGAAATCAAACTGCCGGAAGAGCCCAAGTGGTTATACCTGTGGGCCTACGGTTTTCTCGGGCTGTGCCTGGCCATCGTCCTGTATTTCTGGGTGCGCCCGCACTGGCGCGACCTGGAACATATCCGCCTGGCCGCGCAGCGCTTCGGCGACAACGACCTCGGCTCGCGCATCCTGCTGCCGCGCAGCTCCACCGTGCGTGCGCTGGCCGGGCACTTCAACCAGATGGCCGAACGCATCGAAAGCCTGATCGCCAACCAGCGCGAACTCACCAATGCGGTGTCCCACGAACTGCGTACACCGATTGCACGGTTATCGTTCGAACTCGACCAACTCAAGCAACAGGCCGACCCGCGCCAGCGGGGCGAATTGATCGCCGATATGTACGCTGACCTCGGCGAGCTGGAGGAGATGGTGTCCGAGCTGCTCACCTACGCCAGCCTGGAGCGCGGCGCCACTCAGGTCACCCGCGAGCGCATCGAGGCCCACAGCTGGCTCGACAGCGTGATCGGCAGCGTCGCGCTGGAGGCGGAGGCGGCCGGTATCCAGCTGACGTTGCGTACCTGCGAGGTCGACTTTATCCAGATCGAGCCGCGCTTCATGGCCCGCGCCGTGATCAACCTGCTGCGCAATGCCATCCGTTATGCCGAGCGCCGGGTCGAGGTGTCGCTGGTGAAGTTCGGCGAGGGCTACGAAGTGCGTGTGTGTGACGACGGCCCCGGCGTGCCCGAGGACGGCCGGGCCAGGATCTTCCAGCCCTTCATGCGCCTGGATGCCAGTCGCGACCGCCGGACCGGCGGCTTCGGCCTCGGCCTGGCGCTGGTGCAGCGGGTGTCGCAGTGGCATGGCGGGCACGTGCACGTGATGGATTCGGAGTGGGGCGGGGCGTCGTTTCGCATGACGTGGGCGTATGCCGAGTAA
- a CDS encoding AAA family ATPase produces the protein MIAELHSAAAQIRHAVRAATEGLVGREQLAELIVLAAVAQEHILVIGPPGTAKSAVVRRVAQSMGGRYFEYLLGRFTEPSELFGAVDLKKLREGTVETDVSGMLPEADIVFLDEVFLGSTAILNTLLGVLNERRFRRGHTQIQCPLRVCVGAANGLPDDEALAAFGDRFLLHLFVESVPDNQLEAMLAGGWQSEQRPVQQLLGLTQLDTLGHALKNVDLNPVRPLLAQAIRRLREAGIQLSDRRIVKSQRLIAAAALLGGRLEASDADLWPLLYVLPTQESQQHGREVLRDLFAASSNRHLFSAVEEATLQPMSRFNRLLETAEDYLARTEPPASPALEGLLREIDANFNSQTLPEPLRQVRGQLARLLTPTP, from the coding sequence ATGATTGCTGAGTTGCACAGCGCTGCCGCGCAAATTCGCCATGCCGTGCGTGCGGCCACCGAAGGCCTGGTCGGGCGTGAGCAACTGGCCGAGCTGATTGTATTGGCCGCCGTGGCTCAGGAGCACATCCTGGTCATCGGGCCACCTGGCACCGCCAAGAGTGCCGTGGTGCGGCGTGTGGCGCAGTCCATGGGCGGGCGTTATTTCGAATACCTGCTGGGGCGCTTTACCGAACCCTCGGAATTGTTCGGTGCGGTGGACTTGAAGAAACTGCGCGAAGGCACCGTCGAAACCGACGTCAGCGGCATGCTGCCGGAAGCCGATATCGTCTTTCTCGATGAGGTCTTCCTCGGTTCGACCGCCATCCTCAACACCCTGCTGGGCGTGCTTAACGAGCGCCGCTTTCGCCGTGGACACACCCAGATCCAATGCCCGCTGCGCGTGTGTGTCGGTGCTGCCAACGGCCTGCCGGACGACGAAGCGCTGGCGGCGTTCGGGGATCGTTTCCTGTTGCACCTGTTTGTCGAGTCGGTGCCGGATAACCAGTTGGAGGCCATGCTCGCGGGTGGCTGGCAGTCGGAACAGCGGCCGGTGCAGCAGTTGCTCGGTTTGACCCAGTTGGACACCCTTGGCCATGCGCTGAAAAACGTTGACCTCAACCCCGTACGTCCGTTACTGGCCCAGGCTATCCGCCGCCTGCGTGAAGCCGGCATTCAGTTATCGGACCGGCGTATCGTCAAGTCTCAACGGCTGATCGCAGCGGCTGCCTTGCTGGGCGGGCGCCTGGAAGCCAGCGATGCCGACCTGTGGCCGCTGCTGTACGTGCTGCCGACCCAGGAAAGCCAGCAACACGGTCGTGAAGTGCTGCGCGACCTGTTTGCCGCCTCCAGTAACCGTCATTTGTTCAGTGCGGTGGAGGAAGCCACCTTGCAGCCGATGTCACGATTCAATCGCCTGTTGGAAACCGCCGAAGATTACCTGGCACGCACCGAGCCACCGGCGAGCCCGGCGCTGGAAGGCCTGCTGCGCGAGATTGACGCCAACTTCAACAGCCAGACCCTGCCTGAGCCGTTGCGACAGGTACGCGGGCAATTGGCGCGACTGCTGACGCCCACGCCATGA
- a CDS encoding MFS transporter, producing MRKDYLAFFVSLFLSRLADQILLFIVPLIVFQTTHSVSWAGLAFFVESLPRYLAFPVCGALCDKYSPVRILHISQVYRALACVVAVALYGVFNGIYWLVLLSALCGVLTTQGIMAREVLMPHVFSQYSYAKTLSYSQIADQSGLVLGPLVAALMLEVWAWHWVVLGIAGLFVLADLAMLAWQRKTTASLETHRQHRDIWLQPLRIAFGHIRNLADLKRIITLAVGVNLIIGVTLATSAAMVTGLYAADKDTYALLQAAGAGVTIAILFCLARATLPLKVLGGLSYSMIGAGALVMAVSPSLWAYTLGFLLVTGFDKMFNVYLRSTRQRVIPVQDFGKTVGVITLLNNLAQPLAGLVIAVLAAPLGTQTVILLLTGISALIGVAVASGWHATVKAELDVG from the coding sequence ATGCGCAAGGATTACCTGGCGTTCTTCGTTTCGCTGTTCCTGTCGCGGCTGGCGGACCAGATCCTGTTGTTTATCGTGCCACTGATCGTGTTCCAGACCACCCACAGCGTGTCCTGGGCCGGGCTGGCCTTCTTTGTCGAATCACTGCCGCGCTATCTCGCGTTTCCGGTGTGCGGGGCGTTGTGCGACAAGTATTCGCCGGTGCGCATCCTGCATATCAGCCAGGTTTACCGGGCACTGGCCTGCGTGGTGGCGGTGGCATTGTATGGGGTGTTCAACGGCATCTACTGGCTGGTGCTGCTGTCGGCGTTATGCGGGGTGCTGACGACCCAGGGCATCATGGCCCGCGAAGTGTTGATGCCGCATGTCTTCTCGCAGTACAGCTATGCCAAGACCCTCTCCTACTCGCAGATCGCCGACCAGAGCGGCCTGGTGCTGGGGCCGCTGGTGGCCGCGCTGATGCTGGAGGTGTGGGCCTGGCATTGGGTGGTGTTGGGGATTGCCGGGCTGTTTGTGCTGGCGGACCTGGCGATGCTGGCCTGGCAGCGCAAAACCACGGCAAGCCTGGAAACCCATCGGCAGCACCGGGATATCTGGCTGCAACCGCTGCGCATCGCGTTCGGGCATATCCGCAACCTGGCGGACCTGAAGCGGATCATTACCCTGGCGGTCGGTGTGAACCTGATCATCGGCGTCACGCTGGCCACCTCCGCGGCCATGGTCACCGGCCTCTACGCTGCCGACAAGGACACCTATGCCCTGCTGCAGGCGGCCGGCGCGGGGGTGACCATCGCGATTCTGTTTTGCCTGGCGCGCGCCACGTTGCCCTTGAAAGTGCTGGGCGGGCTGTCTTACTCGATGATCGGCGCCGGGGCGTTGGTGATGGCGGTCAGTCCCAGCCTGTGGGCGTACACCCTGGGATTCCTGCTGGTCACCGGCTTCGACAAGATGTTCAACGTTTACCTGCGCAGTACTCGTCAGCGGGTCATTCCAGTGCAGGACTTCGGCAAGACCGTGGGCGTGATCACCTTGCTCAACAACCTGGCCCAGCCGCTGGCGGGCCTGGTGATTGCAGTGCTGGCGGCGCCCTTGGGCACGCAGACGGTGATCCTGCTACTGACCGGGATCAGCGCCTTGATCGGCGTGGCCGTGGCCTCAGGCTGGCACGCCACTGTGAAAGCGGAACTCGATGTCGGGTGA
- a CDS encoding GFA family protein, whose product MQLEGSCHCGAVTFSLTSAHPYPYQRCYCSICRKTQGGGGYAINLAGDANSLQVRGRKQISIYHARLKPEGASRAHASSAERHFCSQCGSALWLFSPEWPELIHPFASAIDTPLPVPPAHTHLMLGSKAPWVEVSVRKGDLQFDEYPEESIAQWHERHGLSR is encoded by the coding sequence ATGCAGCTTGAGGGATCCTGCCACTGCGGCGCCGTGACGTTCAGCCTCACCAGCGCCCACCCGTACCCTTACCAGCGTTGCTATTGCTCGATCTGCCGCAAGACCCAGGGCGGCGGCGGTTATGCGATCAACCTGGCCGGGGATGCCAATAGCTTGCAAGTGCGCGGGCGCAAACAGATTTCGATCTACCACGCCCGGCTCAAACCCGAGGGCGCCAGCCGTGCCCATGCGAGTAGCGCCGAGCGGCATTTCTGTTCGCAGTGCGGCAGTGCGCTATGGCTGTTCAGCCCGGAGTGGCCGGAGCTGATCCACCCGTTTGCCTCGGCCATCGACACGCCGTTGCCAGTACCGCCGGCGCATACGCACCTGATGCTGGGCTCGAAGGCGCCGTGGGTCGAAGTCAGCGTGCGCAAAGGCGACCTGCAGTTTGATGAATACCCCGAAGAATCCATCGCGCAGTGGCATGAACGCCATGGGCTCAGCCGTTAA